The nucleotide sequence ACCAAAGGTTTAAACTGTCTTTGCCTTCCACCTTTGTCAGCGTGGTTTTAAAATCTGCAGGAGCTCCAAATATAGGTTCAATTTGAATACTATCTAGTTCTACATCACCTCGATATCCAATAAGAAGTTTTTGTAATCCTGTTTGTTTCGGTCTTTCAGGCTTAAAACTTAGAACTTCTTTAAATAGATTTAGTTCATAAATAGTATCTGTAGGAATTGTAATTGGCCTATCTAAAAATGCGATCTTTTCTTTTCCTGGGTCATATTTATAATTATTGTTTAGATCTTTTACAGCTACTAATTGATAGGTGCCTTCCTTTAAATTAGAAAGCTCAAATGTCTTTAAACTATCTAAGGTATTGGTAATATATCTTGGAGGTTGATTGTAGACCAAGGAATCTGAATAATTTTCGTCAATTTCATAAAGCATAACAGAGATAAAAGGATCTGCATCTTTAAGCAAAGCATCCTTCACGCTCCCCGAAACAGATAAAGAATCTATATAGCTTCCGGTTGAAAATACATATTTAAAGAAGGGTTGAGGGTTACCTTCATTATTATCTACTACACTTTGACCAAAGTTAAAGGCATACGTTGTATTCTCTTGTAAGGTATCTTTAATAATTATCTTGATGTATTTGCTGGGAGATCCCAAGGGTGTAATATCTGGTTTGGGATCCATTGGAGGAGAAACTATAATTTGTTTCTGTGCATTTTGAAGTTTTATATATTCATCAAAATAAATTCTAATTTCTTTCTGATCAAAGTTTACAGAGAAATTCTCTGGAGTTGCACGTACAAATTTTGGTGGGTCATTATCTTCAGGGCCTCCTGTAGGATTTCCCCTTTTTGCACATTGAACAAAAAGTAAAGCTATCGCCATTACTAATAATACAGATGCTTGCTTTTTCATTGAAGATAATTTTAGACAAAGAAACAATTATTTTTTATTTTCTTATTCAGTAAACGCCATACTTACAACGCTTATCTTTATTCCTGGAATGTCTGCAAGGATATTTGCGCAAGCTTCTATGGTTGCTCCTGTGGTAATTAGATCATCTACTAATAACACATGTTTATTTTTTAGTAATTCAGGATTCTGAACAACAAAGGTTTCCTCTATATTATTCCATCTTGCAAGCCTGCTCTTTAAGGTTTGGGTAGCTGTAAAAGATGTTTTTAAAAGAACATTATCAATATATTGAGCACTTATCACGTTAGCTATTTCTTTTCCAAAGTCTTCTACTTGATTGTAGCCTCTGCTTTTGAGTTTCTTTTTATGTAAAGGAACAGGTATAATGATATCAATATTCTTAAAATTGTCTACACTAGCTAGAGTATTCCCTGTCCAAATCCCTAAATACCCTCCAATTTCTTTTCTTCCTCTATATTTTAATTGATGGATTAAGGTTTGTACATTGCTTTTCTTATGGAAAAGAAGCAGGGAAGTTGCACTTTCTAGGCTTATCCTTCCATAAAATACTTTTGCAACAGGATTGTCGTTATGGAGATGATAATTGCTTACAGGAAGTTCATGAAGGCACTTTGTACAGATAACCTGTTCATTTTTAATGAGAATCTCTTCACAGATAGCACAATCTTTGGGATAAAATAGATTAATCAAATCGTGAAACATATGTTAATGAATTATAATTCTCTTTATTAAACTCTTAAATTTACAAACTAAATTACATTTTATGATGACTGAAACTAAAAGCAATACTGCTTTAAAAATATTAACAGGAATATTGGCTGTTGCGCTTATAGCGTTAGGGATATACACTGTAAAATTCTATAATGAAGAGAAGGAAAATAAAGCGATTCTTCAGAAAGAAAAAACCGTTATAGAAGATGAACTAAATGATCTTATAGTTAAGTACGATGAAGCTATTGCTAGCAACGATGTAATGGATCAGGATCTTGTAGAGGCAAGACAACGTATTGCAGTATTATTAGATTCTGTAAAGGATAATGATGCTAATCTTGTAATGATCTCTAGATACAGAAGAGAAATAGGAAACTTAAAGAGTGAAAAAGAAAGACTCTTTAGAGTGGTAGATAGCTTAAGCAATCAGAATAGAAGATTATCTACAGCTATAGATAGCACTAATACTATCTTGGCAGAACGCGTAAGAGTTTCAGATTCCCTGCAAGTTACCAATCAATCTCTTTCAACAAAAGTAGATCGTGCATCTCAATTAAAAATAACTTCACTTAAAGGAGAGGGTGTTATCGTGAGAAATAGCGGTAAACTGGTAGAAAACGATAAAACCGGAAGGATAGACCAAATTAGAACATGTTTTACTATTACAGAAAATGCTCTTGCAGAAGCTGGTGAAAAAATGATTTATGTGCAGGTTTATAATCCTAAGAATGAATTGGTGGGAGATCAAATAGCAGTTAATCATGACGGAGGAACTATGGTATACAGTGCACAATCTAAAGTTTTCTATGAGAATGAAGAATTAGATGTTTGTATACTATCAAAAACTAAAGAAGAAAAGTTAAAAGAAGGTACTTACAAAGTTTATGTGTATTCTGGTGCACAATTAATTGGAACCTCATCTTTTAGTTTGAGATAATTAATTTATTAAAAATCAGGAGCCGCCTTGATCATTATCAAGGCGGTTTTTTTATTTTTGCGATATGGCAAAACAAGAAGATTTATTTAAAAATGTGATTTCCCATGCAAAAGAGTATGGATATATATTCGCATCTAGTGAGATTTACGATGGTTTAAGTGCTGTTTATGACTATGGTCAAAACGGAGCTGAACTAAAAAAGAACATCAGAGATTACTGGTGGAAGAGTATGGTGCAGCTAAACCAAAATATTGTTGGTATAGATGCTTCTATCTTAATGCATCCGAAAACCTGGAAAGCATCTGGGCACGTAGATGCGTTTAATGATCCTTTAATTGATAATAAAGATTCTAAGAAGCGATATCGTGCCGATGTTCTTGTAGAAGATCATGCCGAGAAATTATTACAAAAAGCTCAAAAAGAGATAGACAAAGCGAAGAAGCGTTTTGGCGATTCTTTTGATGAGGAACAATATATTGCAACCAACGATAGAGTAAATAGATATCTTACTCAGCGAAAAGAGATCTTAGCACGTTTGGGATCTTCTTTAACTAAAGAAGATCTTAAAGATGTAAAAGCTTTAATTGAAGAGTTGGAAATTGCAGATCCTGACACTGGTTCTAAGAACTGGACAGATGTGCGTCAATTCAACCTGATGTTTGGTACTAAAATGGGCGCTTCAGCAGATTCTTCTTCAGATCTTTATTTAAGACCTGAAACTGCTCAGGGTATTTTTGTGAATTTCAGCAATGTTCAAAAAACCGGAAGAATGAAGATTCCTTTTGGAATTGCACAAACTGGAAAAGCTTTTAGAAATGAGATCGTAGCTCGCCAGTTCATTTTTAGAATGAGAGAGTTCGAACAAATGGAAATGCAATTTTTTGTGCGTCCTGGGGAAGAATTGAAATGGTATGAGCATTGGAAAGAAGCTAGATTAAAATGGCACCATTCCCTTAAACTTGGAGAAGAAAATTACCGTTTTCATGATCATGATAAATTGGCTCATTATGCCAACGCTGCGGCAGATATAGAATTTGATTTCCCATTTGGATTTAAAGAACTTGAGGGAATTCATTCCAGAACAGATTTTGATTTAAAAGCTCATGAAGAGCATTCGGGTAGAAAACTTAGATTCTTTGATCCAGAATTGAATGAAAATTATGTGCCTTATGTTGTAGAGACATCTATTGGACTTGATAGAATGTTCTTGGCAGTATTGTCATCATCTTTAAAAGAAGAAACTTTAGAAGATGGTTCTTCACGTACAGTTCTTAAATTACCTGCAGTATTAGCGCCAACGAAAGCGGCAATTTTACCTTTGGTTAAGAAAGATGGTCTGCCAGAATTAGCTAATGAAATTATTGAAGAGTTGAAATGGGATTTCAATGTTCAATATGATGAAAAAGATGCTATTGGAAGAAGATACCGCCGCCAGGATGCAGCCGGAACACCTTTGTGTATCACTGTAGATCATGATTCTTTAGAAGATAAAATGGTTACTGTAAGATATAGAGATACTATGGAGCAAAAAAGAGTAGCAATTTCAGAACTTGCCAGCATCATTCGTAAAGAGGTAGATTTTAAGAATTGGATGAAATAAAATAACTTTATTCTAGGATCTAAATATCATAGAGAGAGGCAATTAATCAATTTATTAATTGCCTCTTTTATTTATTTTATTTTTTAAATGACTATTTTTAATAATTATAATAGCTACAGGCACTTTTAACAAGAATATGACTAAAATTTTACCATTTTTAATTCTAATGCTTTTTTTGGTCTCTGTCCAAATATCGGCACAAAATAGAGAGATCTCCGGGCCGGTATTTATAGATTCTGCACAAGCCATTTCTACTTCTTCTTTCTCAAGTAAGAGATTAAGGATGGTGCCTCCGGTAGATGAATTTAAAATGTATAATCCTAGAAATAGAGGGATTAATAAGGTGGTTCCTGGTAAAGGCTTGCCAACTACCAAAAGCCCACTTACTCAGGTAAAAATGGGGAAAGTGCCGGGTAAAAATCCTAGTATTTCTTTTGATGCGGTAAGCTCAAGATCTACACCAACAGATCCTACAGGAGTTGCAGGACCTAATCATTATTTGAATGCCTGGAATTCTGCATTTTCAATCTTTGATAAAAGCGGAAATCAAATTGTCCCTCCAGCTTCCTTAGCAAGTTTGGGTGGAGAATTTACCAATGAAACCCTAGGAGATCCAATTGTGGTATATGATGAATTTGCAGACAGATATCTTATTTCACAATTTAGCGATACCCCAGAAAGTTTCCTCGTTGCCATATCTCGTGGACCAGACCCAACAAGTGATGGTTGGTTTACCTATAGATTCTCTACCAATGGGGCGTTACCAGATTATCCTAAAATCTCTGTATGGAGTGATGGTTATTATGTAACTACAAATAAGAACACCAACACCGCAAGTACAAGTCAGGTTATTTATGTGTTTGAAAGAGATAAGATGCTGGTAGGGGAAACAGCAAAAGTTATGTCTTTTCCACTTCCAGGTATTAATACTAACGGATTTTATAGTCCTGCAGGTTTTAGTGCAGAGGGTTCTGAAATGCCACCTAGGGGTAATTCTCCGATTATATACTTTCAGGATGATGCATGGGCAGGAGTTTCCGAAGATCATTTAAAGTTATGGAGTGTTAACGTAGATTGGAATACTCCAGATAATTCAATTATTAGACAATCTCAAGATCTAGGTGCAGCAAATGGAGTAACACCTTTTACTGCTACTTTTGATGGAGGTAGTTTTGTAAATCTTTCTCAACCTGGAGATGCTTTAGATATAGATGTGTTACAAGGCGCTATGATGTATATGACGCATTATAGAAGATTCTCCGGTTATAATTCTGCAGTTATGAACTTTGTGGTAGATGTAGATCCTACTTCTGCAGAGCATGCAGGTATAAGATGGTATGAATTGCGTCAAGAAAGTGGCGGCGGCCCTTGGAGCGTTTATCAAGAAGGGACCTATGCTCCAGATAAGAGTGATAGATTTAGCGGAAGTATAGGAATGGATAAAGAAGGAAATATAGGTTTAGGATATACAGTTTTAGATGATAGTCCTGCAGCTCCTATATTTCCTTCTATAAGATATACCGGAAGATTTGCAAATGATGAGTTAGGTAAAATGACGGTACAGGAAACTAGTATTGTAGAGGGTACTTCTCCCAATCCGGCTTCGCGATATGGAGATTATGCCCACTTAACCGTAGATGCCGCAGATGGATTAACTTTTTGGCATAATGCGGAATATTTTAGTGGTATAGAAAGGAAGAATAGAGTTGCAGCTTTTAAACTATCTCCAGATTTTGGTAATGACGTGGGAATTATAGCAGTAGTAGACCCATTTAATTCCAGCCTATCTAGTAGTGAACAAGTAACAGTAACAATTAGAAATTTTGGTAGAAATACCCAAACTAATATTCCTGTTACATACACTTTAGACGGAGGAACAGAAATTACAGAGACTTTTACTGGTACGCTTGCAGGAACAAGTTCTATGAATTTCACATTTTCTGTTCCGGCAAATTTGGGTAATGTAGGGCAAATCTATGAGATCACAGCCACTACAAATCTAGATGGAGATCAAGACAATACAAATGATAGTTTTACTACAGAGATAAAGAACTTATTCCCTAACGATGTGGGGGTAACTTCAATAGATGCACCTTCCACAGGATTAAAATTGTCTACTGCAGAAGATATAACAATTACCATAGAAAACTTTGGAGGAGAGGCTCAAACTAATGTTCCAGTTTCATATAAAGTAAGTAATAATACCACTGTGAATGAGATTTACGGAGGTACAATTCCTGTTGGAGAAAATGTGGTGTATACATTTTCGCAAAAAGCTAATCTATCATCATTTGGAAGATATCTAATTACCGCCAGAACAATTTTATCATCAGATAACAATCCAAGTAATGATGAGACATCTAAATCTGTTGCAAACCTAAACTGCATTCCTACCGGTTCTGACTGTGCATCGTTTGGAGATGGGATAAGCTATTTTGAACTGGGAGATATTTTGAATGAAAGAATTCCATGTGGAAATGGATATGCAGATTATATAGGTTTTTCTACAAATCTGGATAGATCTAAGTCTGGATTTGAAGTTACAGTAAAGACATTAACTGATGCCACTCCTAGCGAGAAGTTTTCACTTTGGATAGATCTAAACGATAATGGTGTTTTTAATGATGATGAAAGATTTATAACATCACAACCTATCCCACGGCCAAATACTCCTTTTTCGTATAATTTTGATCTACCAAAAAATGCAGCTTTAGGTCAGCATTTAATGAGAGTAAGAGCCGGGGATACAGATTTTGGTGGGGAGCTGGATAATCCATGTAGTGTTATGGATTATGGTACTACTCATGATTATTCAGTTAAAGTTACAGATAGTAGCATCAGCATAAAAGATTTTCTATTGAATGATGCCGATCTGGAAATTACCAGTCAAGAAAATGGTGTTTACAATATCTTCTTGGAAACAGATTTTGATCAAACTTTAAGGCTTACAGTTCATAACATTCTTGGTCAAAAAATGTTAGAGAATAAAGTAGAGAATGTTGGCGGTGGGTATTCTTATGATCTCGATATGTCTTACGCAGCAACCGGCGTTTATTTACTAAGAATAGGGACCCGAGATTTTGGACTCGTGAAACGCTTTATAGTAAAATAGAATTTTTTCAATTTTACGTTTAAAGTAAAAACGTGTTCAATTTATTTGAAACCTCTATGTAATCCTTATTTTTGAGGAAATTTAAACTTGCATGAAAATTATATCTTATAATGTTAACGGGGTTAGAGCGGCTATTAGAAAAGGGTTTATAGAATGGTTACAGCAAGCCAATCCAGATATTATTTGTTTACAAGAGATAAAAGCTAATCCAGATCAATTTGATGCGACACCTTTTGAAGAGATAGGATATAAATACCATTATTGGTATCCTGCTCAAAAGAAAGGATATAGCGGGGTGGCTATCTTGAGTAAATATGAGCCTAATAAGGTGGAATATGGTACAGGAATAGATTACATGGATTTTGAAGGGAGAAATATAAGAGCAGATTTTGATGGATTTTCTGTGATGAGTCTTTATTTACCCTCAGGAACTAATATTGCTAGATTAGAACATAAACTACAATATATGGCAGATTTTCAGGTTTATATTAATGAGCTAAAAAAGGAACTACCAAATTTAGTAATCTGTGGCGACTATAACATTTGCCATGAAGCCATAGACATTCATGATCCTGTAAGACTTAAGAACACTTCCGGTTTTTTGCCAATAGAGCGAGAGTGGATAGATGGTTTTATGAAAAACGGATTTATTGATTCGTTCAGGCACTTTAATCAAGAGTCAGATCAATACTCATGGTGGAGCTATAGAGCAAATGCCCGAGCTAATAACAAAGGATGGAGAATAGATTATAACTTGGTGTCCCAGCCTTTAAAAGATAAATTAAAACGAGCAGTGATCCTGCCAGAAGCCAAACATAGCGATCATTGTCCGATCTTAGTTGAATTAGAATATCCTTCAAATTAGTTAATATGATAAAAAAGTTCATTTTCCTAAGTCTGCTATGTGGGCTTTCTCTTACCTCTTGTGTATCTTCAAAAGTTCACAAAGATCTTCAGTCACAATACGATGCATCTCAGGCAAAGAATAAAAAGCTTTCCGAAGATCTTAAGGCTACAAAATCTAAATATGATGGCGAGCTCAATGTAGCACGTGCAGATTTTAATAAGCTTTCTTCAGATAGAGACCTTCTAAAAAGAGAGTTGGATCTATTAAATGAGAACTATGAGAACCTAAAGAAATCTTATGATGCTTTAGATGCAAATAGTTCTAGTGCACTTTCTGAAAATTCTAAAAGAAACAGAGAGCTTTTATTAGCTTTAGAAGAAAAGGAGAGAAAATTAGCTACAGAGCAAGATCGATTAACTAAACTTCAAAAAGATCTAAACTCAAGATCTAAGAGAATTGAGGAGCTTGAAGGTTTGATAGCTGCCAAGGATGCTAAAATGAATGCGCTAAAAACAGCTGTTTCCAACGCGCTTACCAATTTTGAAGGGAAAGGGCTTACCGTAGAGCAACGTGATGGGAAGGTGTATGTTTCTATGGAAAATAAATTGCTTTTTAGCTCTGGGAGTTGGACTGTAAATTCTGAAGGTAAGAAAGCCGTGCAGCAATTAGGTAGTGTGCTGGGTCAAAATCCAGATATAGCGGTACTAATAGAAGGGCATACAGATAATGTACCTTATGGAGGCAGTGGGCAACTTACAGATAACTGGGATCTTTCTACAAAAAGGGCTACTACAATAGTTCAGATCTTAAGAGAGAATTCTAAAATAGACCCACAAAATTTAACCGCAGCAGGACGTGGAGAATTTGCTCCTGTTACAAGTAATTCTACAGCAGAAGGAAAAGCTAAGAATAGAAGAATAGAAGTTATACTTACTCCAAAATTAGACGAAATAAGCAAAATGTTGCAAGAGGTAGATTAAGCTCTAGTGCACGCTTATCAAGGTTTCTTATTAAATTTAAACAAATGAAATATACCAAGCTTCCACAATCAAACATTCAGGTAAGTAAGATATGTTTAGGCTCCATGACTTGGGGACAGCAGAATACAGAAAGTGAAGGGCATGCGCAAATAGAGTATGCCTTAGATCAAGGAGTTAATTTTATAGATACCGCAGAGATGTATTCTATTCCTTCCAGAAAGGAAACTCAGGGTAGCACAGAAAAGATTATTGGATCCTGGTTTAAAAAGACCGGGAATAGAGATAAAGTGGTATTAGCTACTAAAGTTGCAGGTCCAAATCCATCAATGTCTTACATTAGGCCGAAACTTGGATTTAGCAAAGAAGCACTAAATGAGGCGGTGAACAAGAGTTTAGATCGTTTACAAACAGATTATATAGATCTATATCAATTGCATTGGCCGGAGCGTAATTCTAATTTCTTTGGGCAACGCGGATATAAAAGAGAGAAAGACGATGCTTGGGAAGATAATTTTCATGAGATTTTGGTTAATCTAGATGAATTGATTAAAGATGGAAAGATCAGAAAGATTGGGCTATCTAATGAGACTCCATACGGGGTGATGCGCTGTGTTGAGGAATCTAGAAAAGGCCTGCCTGCAATAAGTACTGTTCAAAATCCATATAGTTTATTAAATAGAAAAGATGAGATTGGCTTAACAGAGATTTATCATAGAGAAGATATTGGGCTTTTACCATACTCTCCACTTGGAATGGGAACTTTAAGTGGAAAATATTTAAAAGGAACTCCAAGCAATACAAGATTAGAACTTTTTCCTCAGTACAAAAGATATTCTAATAATAAAGCTATCGAGGCCACTGAGAAATATCTTCAAATTGCAGAAAAGCACGGCCTTAGTTTAACTCAAATGGCTTTGGCCTTTATAGAAAAGCAAGCCTTTGTTACAAGTACAATTATTGGCGCTACGACTATGGACCAGCTTAAAGAAAATATTAGCTCTATACACGTAGATCTTTCCGAAGAGATAATTAATGAGATAGAGGCGGTACAGGAATTAATTCCTAATCCTGCTCCTTAATTTAGGGGAGTTGCTAATGAAGAGTGAAGAAAGGAGGTATTCTTAGAGGACGTTGCCTTTATGTGATACCATTCTGAAGATCTTCCTAAGATCTGAATGGTATCTCCTTGCGCTAATTTTTGTATGATTTCTGAATTTTTTACAGAATTAGAATTGCGAAGATTCGCATTTCTTGTTACTAATCCATTCAAATGATTTGGATAGAAATTTTCATTATTCAGTGGCTTTACATCATTCTGTTTAATAAAATGATAGGGATTAATTGCTCCCCGGTTGCTACGATAAATACCAAAATGCAGGTGAGGTGGTGTGGTTCTGGCATTACCGGTATTTCCCACAAATCCTAAAGTGTCTCCAGCCTTTACTTGGTTTTTATTAATAGAAGCAATACTGTCTAAATGCGCATAATATAAAGATTGACTTCTTTTTAGATCTCTCAACCAAACCTGTTTTCCACCTAATCCTTTTTCGCCCATGTAGGTTATTCGGCCTGCGGTGCTGGCAATTACAGGTGTACCTCTTTTAGCAAAAATATCAACCCCTTCATGAGCTCTTTTTCCACCATCTCTTTGGGCACCCCAAAAACTTTGTGCGTCCCGATTCTTACCACCAGCCACAGGAAATAGGTATGCTGGAGATCTATTTATTTTTATGTTGAAATAGGAGCCAGCATCTATCTCTGGTTGAATAATCACCTTGTAAAGCTTATCTTCAGCAATTTCTAATTGAAGTTTTTGCTTCCCGAATTCTGAACCTATTATATTCTTAAACCCTGAAGTTTCTAATGTGAATATATCGATGAAAGCAAGGGATGAGGTAGAATCTAGCTTAACTTCAACAGAGAGTAAATCTCCTCGATGCAATTCTATTAAATAAGAATATACAGAAAAGCTCTTCGGAAAAAATCTTCCAGATTCCTGATAGGGGAGATCTATCGCCACGCTATCATAAACCAATGCTTTTTGCTTCTCATTTTCCCAGATCTTAAAAATATCATCATTAATATATAGATCTCTTTTATAAATTTCTTGGGCAGAAGAATGAGTGAGTAGGTCTTTAGCTTTATTAATTTTAGAGCAGCTTGCCAGCACCAAAATCAAAAAGAATAAAAATAAGATCCTATCGTTCATTAACTAAAATTTTGGAATGAAAATGCAGTAATTATGCCAGACTTAACTGAATAGAAAGCTTACCACATCTTCAATTCTCGAAACTTTTTGAACTTTTATACCGTAGTTGTTGTTTGGAAGCTTGGATTGTTTTGAGATCATAATGGTGGAGAATCCCAGTTTTTCTGCTTCCAGAATGCGTTGCTCTGCACGTGGTACTGGCCTTATTTCTCC is from Gillisia sp. Hel1_33_143 and encodes:
- a CDS encoding Ig-like domain-containing protein encodes the protein MKKQASVLLVMAIALLFVQCAKRGNPTGGPEDNDPPKFVRATPENFSVNFDQKEIRIYFDEYIKLQNAQKQIIVSPPMDPKPDITPLGSPSKYIKIIIKDTLQENTTYAFNFGQSVVDNNEGNPQPFFKYVFSTGSYIDSLSVSGSVKDALLKDADPFISVMLYEIDENYSDSLVYNQPPRYITNTLDSLKTFELSNLKEGTYQLVAVKDLNNNYKYDPGKEKIAFLDRPITIPTDTIYELNLFKEVLSFKPERPKQTGLQKLLIGYRGDVELDSIQIEPIFGAPADFKTTLTKVEGKDSLNLWFQPKIDSDTLKFTLKTPETLDTLLTRITQLPKDSLSINTEPSGNIDFGKDFILRSSTPLVDFNKDMITVLDQDSVAVDFISELRPKESSLHVKFEKTENQTYYLSILPGAVTDFYNGTNDSIVKTVRTKALSDYGNVTLNLQNVRSFPILVQLTDEKGVVKAEKFSDSESTLRFDYLNPAKYLIRVIYDTNENRKWDTGNYLKKTKPEQIIYFPDLIDVRANWDINQSFMLN
- a CDS encoding ComF family protein — protein: MFHDLINLFYPKDCAICEEILIKNEQVICTKCLHELPVSNYHLHNDNPVAKVFYGRISLESATSLLLFHKKSNVQTLIHQLKYRGRKEIGGYLGIWTGNTLASVDNFKNIDIIIPVPLHKKKLKSRGYNQVEDFGKEIANVISAQYIDNVLLKTSFTATQTLKSRLARWNNIEETFVVQNPELLKNKHVLLVDDLITTGATIEACANILADIPGIKISVVSMAFTE
- a CDS encoding glycine--tRNA ligase produces the protein MAKQEDLFKNVISHAKEYGYIFASSEIYDGLSAVYDYGQNGAELKKNIRDYWWKSMVQLNQNIVGIDASILMHPKTWKASGHVDAFNDPLIDNKDSKKRYRADVLVEDHAEKLLQKAQKEIDKAKKRFGDSFDEEQYIATNDRVNRYLTQRKEILARLGSSLTKEDLKDVKALIEELEIADPDTGSKNWTDVRQFNLMFGTKMGASADSSSDLYLRPETAQGIFVNFSNVQKTGRMKIPFGIAQTGKAFRNEIVARQFIFRMREFEQMEMQFFVRPGEELKWYEHWKEARLKWHHSLKLGEENYRFHDHDKLAHYANAAADIEFDFPFGFKELEGIHSRTDFDLKAHEEHSGRKLRFFDPELNENYVPYVVETSIGLDRMFLAVLSSSLKEETLEDGSSRTVLKLPAVLAPTKAAILPLVKKDGLPELANEIIEELKWDFNVQYDEKDAIGRRYRRQDAAGTPLCITVDHDSLEDKMVTVRYRDTMEQKRVAISELASIIRKEVDFKNWMK
- a CDS encoding GEVED domain-containing protein; its protein translation is MTKILPFLILMLFLVSVQISAQNREISGPVFIDSAQAISTSSFSSKRLRMVPPVDEFKMYNPRNRGINKVVPGKGLPTTKSPLTQVKMGKVPGKNPSISFDAVSSRSTPTDPTGVAGPNHYLNAWNSAFSIFDKSGNQIVPPASLASLGGEFTNETLGDPIVVYDEFADRYLISQFSDTPESFLVAISRGPDPTSDGWFTYRFSTNGALPDYPKISVWSDGYYVTTNKNTNTASTSQVIYVFERDKMLVGETAKVMSFPLPGINTNGFYSPAGFSAEGSEMPPRGNSPIIYFQDDAWAGVSEDHLKLWSVNVDWNTPDNSIIRQSQDLGAANGVTPFTATFDGGSFVNLSQPGDALDIDVLQGAMMYMTHYRRFSGYNSAVMNFVVDVDPTSAEHAGIRWYELRQESGGGPWSVYQEGTYAPDKSDRFSGSIGMDKEGNIGLGYTVLDDSPAAPIFPSIRYTGRFANDELGKMTVQETSIVEGTSPNPASRYGDYAHLTVDAADGLTFWHNAEYFSGIERKNRVAAFKLSPDFGNDVGIIAVVDPFNSSLSSSEQVTVTIRNFGRNTQTNIPVTYTLDGGTEITETFTGTLAGTSSMNFTFSVPANLGNVGQIYEITATTNLDGDQDNTNDSFTTEIKNLFPNDVGVTSIDAPSTGLKLSTAEDITITIENFGGEAQTNVPVSYKVSNNTTVNEIYGGTIPVGENVVYTFSQKANLSSFGRYLITARTILSSDNNPSNDETSKSVANLNCIPTGSDCASFGDGISYFELGDILNERIPCGNGYADYIGFSTNLDRSKSGFEVTVKTLTDATPSEKFSLWIDLNDNGVFNDDERFITSQPIPRPNTPFSYNFDLPKNAALGQHLMRVRAGDTDFGGELDNPCSVMDYGTTHDYSVKVTDSSISIKDFLLNDADLEITSQENGVYNIFLETDFDQTLRLTVHNILGQKMLENKVENVGGGYSYDLDMSYAATGVYLLRIGTRDFGLVKRFIVK
- a CDS encoding exodeoxyribonuclease III gives rise to the protein MKIISYNVNGVRAAIRKGFIEWLQQANPDIICLQEIKANPDQFDATPFEEIGYKYHYWYPAQKKGYSGVAILSKYEPNKVEYGTGIDYMDFEGRNIRADFDGFSVMSLYLPSGTNIARLEHKLQYMADFQVYINELKKELPNLVICGDYNICHEAIDIHDPVRLKNTSGFLPIEREWIDGFMKNGFIDSFRHFNQESDQYSWWSYRANARANNKGWRIDYNLVSQPLKDKLKRAVILPEAKHSDHCPILVELEYPSN
- a CDS encoding OmpA family protein, whose protein sequence is MIKKFIFLSLLCGLSLTSCVSSKVHKDLQSQYDASQAKNKKLSEDLKATKSKYDGELNVARADFNKLSSDRDLLKRELDLLNENYENLKKSYDALDANSSSALSENSKRNRELLLALEEKERKLATEQDRLTKLQKDLNSRSKRIEELEGLIAAKDAKMNALKTAVSNALTNFEGKGLTVEQRDGKVYVSMENKLLFSSGSWTVNSEGKKAVQQLGSVLGQNPDIAVLIEGHTDNVPYGGSGQLTDNWDLSTKRATTIVQILRENSKIDPQNLTAAGRGEFAPVTSNSTAEGKAKNRRIEVILTPKLDEISKMLQEVD
- a CDS encoding aldo/keto reductase — protein: MKYTKLPQSNIQVSKICLGSMTWGQQNTESEGHAQIEYALDQGVNFIDTAEMYSIPSRKETQGSTEKIIGSWFKKTGNRDKVVLATKVAGPNPSMSYIRPKLGFSKEALNEAVNKSLDRLQTDYIDLYQLHWPERNSNFFGQRGYKREKDDAWEDNFHEILVNLDELIKDGKIRKIGLSNETPYGVMRCVEESRKGLPAISTVQNPYSLLNRKDEIGLTEIYHREDIGLLPYSPLGMGTLSGKYLKGTPSNTRLELFPQYKRYSNNKAIEATEKYLQIAEKHGLSLTQMALAFIEKQAFVTSTIIGATTMDQLKENISSIHVDLSEEIINEIEAVQELIPNPAP
- a CDS encoding M23 family metallopeptidase, with amino-acid sequence MNDRILFLFFLILVLASCSKINKAKDLLTHSSAQEIYKRDLYINDDIFKIWENEKQKALVYDSVAIDLPYQESGRFFPKSFSVYSYLIELHRGDLLSVEVKLDSTSSLAFIDIFTLETSGFKNIIGSEFGKQKLQLEIAEDKLYKVIIQPEIDAGSYFNIKINRSPAYLFPVAGGKNRDAQSFWGAQRDGGKRAHEGVDIFAKRGTPVIASTAGRITYMGEKGLGGKQVWLRDLKRSQSLYYAHLDSIASINKNQVKAGDTLGFVGNTGNARTTPPHLHFGIYRSNRGAINPYHFIKQNDVKPLNNENFYPNHLNGLVTRNANLRNSNSVKNSEIIQKLAQGDTIQILGRSSEWYHIKATSSKNTSFLHSSLATPLN